Proteins encoded together in one Streptomyces sp. NA04227 window:
- a CDS encoding fatty acid desaturase has protein sequence MSTQSEVIDEPLNPAADQPASISEGTLGGDRKGMLEKVTLGLFIVVPFLALLAAVPLLWGWGVSWLDLGMMVFLYYLGIHGVTIGFHRYFTHGSFKAKRPLRIALAIAGSLAVEGPLVRWVADHRKHHKYSDAEGDPHSPWRYGESVPALMKGLWWAHIGWMFDEERTPQDKYAPDLVKDNTLRLISKQFIVWTTISLALPAVVGGLVTWSWWGAFTGFFWGSLVRVALAHHVTWSINSICHAVGKRPFKSRDRSGNVWWLALVSGGESWHNLHHADPTAARHGVDRGQLDSSARIIRWFEQLGWAYDVRWPSTERLDARRTERTAEAA, from the coding sequence ATCCAGCCGCCGACCAGCCCGCCTCCATCTCGGAAGGGACGCTCGGCGGCGACCGCAAGGGCATGCTCGAGAAGGTCACCCTCGGCCTGTTCATCGTCGTACCGTTCCTGGCGCTGCTCGCCGCCGTCCCGCTGCTGTGGGGCTGGGGTGTGAGCTGGCTGGACCTCGGCATGATGGTGTTCCTGTACTACCTGGGCATCCACGGCGTGACGATCGGTTTCCACCGGTACTTCACGCACGGCTCTTTCAAGGCCAAGCGCCCGCTGCGGATCGCGCTCGCGATCGCCGGTTCGCTCGCGGTGGAGGGCCCGCTGGTGCGGTGGGTCGCCGACCACCGCAAACACCACAAGTACTCCGACGCCGAGGGCGACCCGCACTCGCCGTGGCGCTACGGCGAGTCCGTGCCCGCCCTGATGAAGGGCCTGTGGTGGGCGCACATCGGCTGGATGTTCGACGAGGAGCGCACCCCGCAGGACAAGTACGCCCCCGACCTGGTCAAGGACAACACCCTGCGGCTGATCTCCAAGCAGTTCATCGTCTGGACGACGATCTCGCTGGCGCTCCCCGCGGTCGTCGGCGGTCTGGTCACCTGGTCCTGGTGGGGCGCCTTCACCGGTTTCTTCTGGGGTTCGCTGGTACGGGTGGCGCTCGCGCACCACGTGACCTGGTCGATCAACTCGATCTGCCACGCGGTCGGCAAGCGCCCGTTCAAGTCGCGTGACCGCTCCGGCAACGTGTGGTGGCTGGCGCTGGTGTCGGGCGGCGAGTCCTGGCACAACCTGCACCACGCGGACCCGACCGCGGCCCGGCACGGCGTGGACCGCGGCCAGCTCGACTCCTCGGCCCGGATCATCCGCTGGTTCGAGCAGCTGGGCTGGGCCTACGACGTGCGCTGGCCCAGCACGGAGCGCCTGGACGCCCGCCGCACGGAGCGGACCGCCGAGGCGGCATGA
- a CDS encoding TetR/AcrR family transcriptional regulator, which produces MIDSVATDSSTQGNEKARRSRRTRMTGAQRRQQLLEIGRTVFAAKGFEGTSVEEIASRAGVSKPVVYEHFGGKEGLYAVVVDREMRALLDGVTGSLTAGHPRELLEQAAFALLDYIEEHTDGFRILVRDSPVAQSTGSFASLISDIATQVEDILGREFKSRGFDAKLAPLYAQALVGMVALTGQWWLDVRKPKKAEVAAHLVNLAWHGLDGMEPKPRLIGHRKS; this is translated from the coding sequence ATGATTGACAGCGTGGCGACCGACTCCAGCACCCAGGGCAACGAGAAAGCGCGGCGTTCGCGCCGCACCCGGATGACGGGTGCCCAGCGCCGTCAGCAGTTGCTGGAGATCGGTCGCACCGTGTTCGCCGCGAAGGGCTTCGAGGGCACCTCGGTGGAGGAGATCGCCTCCCGCGCCGGGGTGTCCAAGCCGGTGGTCTACGAGCACTTCGGCGGCAAGGAGGGCCTGTACGCGGTGGTCGTGGACCGCGAGATGCGCGCCCTCCTCGACGGCGTCACCGGCTCCCTGACCGCGGGCCACCCCCGCGAACTCCTCGAACAGGCCGCCTTCGCGCTCCTGGACTACATCGAGGAACACACCGACGGCTTCCGCATCCTGGTACGCGACTCGCCGGTCGCCCAGTCCACCGGCAGCTTCGCCTCCCTGATCTCCGACATCGCCACCCAGGTCGAGGACATCCTCGGCCGCGAGTTCAAGAGCCGCGGCTTCGACGCCAAGCTGGCCCCCCTGTACGCCCAGGCCTTGGTCGGCATGGTCGCCCTCACCGGCCAGTGGTGGCTCGACGTCCGCAAACCGAAGAAGGCCGAGGTCGCCGCCCACCTGGTGAACCTGGCCTGGCACGGCTTGGACGGGATGGAGCCGAAGCCTCGGTTGATCGGGCATCGGAAGAGTTGA